The window GTTaatcacacagcagcagaaagaAAACCCGCACTACTTCCGTCGTGAGCTCTGCGCGAGACGCAGCAACATGTGACGCACTTCCGCCCCCTGCTGGACTGGAGCTGGATATTACTTCAGTTTGATGAAAATGAGCGCATTGACAGACAAAGGATGGTTGTAGGTAGGGCTGGACTGCGACAAAAGTCAAacttttttgaacagtaagacttttttacgttttttaaataattatcttaTGATCACTaatcctgtatttatttgatccaaaatacatgaaaacattttcaagTCTTCTACTTGaattttgaattgaattttaaaattgaatttattcctgCAGTTTCAGAGCTGAATTTTTACCatgattactccagtcacacgatccttcagaaatccttaaAATATGCTGATCTGCTAATCAAACAATCAtgtcttcttattattataatattgaaaacagctgagtatatattttttcaggattctttgatgaatagaaagttcaaaagaccggcatttatctgaaacagttttgtaacatgtaacaatatataatttaaagcatccttgctaaataagttttaatatatatatatacttattccAAGCTTTTAAATAGCACATATAatgtataatgctacaaaagtttttttacttcagaaaatgctgatctttggactgttcaaaaatgtttgactggtagtgtaggACTCTGCATGTAGCCTTACTACCCTATGCATCACACTCGTATCACATATTGTTTTGGATAAGAAGAAAACTCAGGTCTAACaatattgtgtttattattatttttattattattttaatttagctttatTCACACTGGCTCATGGAAACCTCTATGAACACAGACTTGGCCAAAAAATCGCAGGGGactaatttatgttttattaaaaagggTTTACATATTCTACACTCATGGCGTGCACACACTAGGAAAGGTTTAGAAGTCCCTATAAAGCACTTCACCAATTCAATGACTCTCTTCTCCTCCTGCCTGCCTCTTTGACCTGCATCTCTCGAGGCAGAACAAGCCTGTTCTTGATAATGCGCTGTGAAAACTTGGGAAAAAAACGATAAGGAAGATGGGGTGAAGCGATCTTTATTTAGCCAGaacaaaatacataattgctCTGTCTATTGCGCATTGTGATTGGATGTTTACACTGTCAATATAGAAGACAAACCAATGGGGCACTGGCTGCTCACTGTCCAGCGGGATGGTCCtcgacaaaaaacaaaacaaggcccCAATATACTTCAAACGAAATCGAAGAACAAACTGATATGACGTCATTTcgacaagttttccaaagccatgaaaagaatgaaaggaaagagtaaagatataaggtAGTAAGTACCAAACACATGCATTTGGAATAAATGTTTCACTCAGCCTCTTCAAACTACTTTTTTGCCCCGAAATTGGactgtggaagagcacagctggAGCAGAAAAGCGAAACTTCTGTTCAGGGTTTCAagtgcaggtcagtttcatctgtaaagatgctATTGTAGTTTTGACTTTGTTTACTTAGTCAAGCAGCACattgctcacactcactcaaaatactgtataaacgaTATCattatctattgtaatgttacagtagtaatttagcagacaaataatcatattttatcataGGTTTAGGGGGAGCTAGTGCAGACAAAAACACAACCCTTAGGAAAATTAATGTAGCCTATGGCATggcactaaccatagtttaaccatgaaatttgtagtaaaaataaatacaagtggtAATTAATTTGCCAAAAAACTAAAATGCACTTACAAAACatggtaaaagtcaaataaaaatcttcagtattaaagtcatgagaggatggatggataatggaagtgaaggtgcagttcaggagacAACTCTTAATTATGTTGAATGTCCCCAACCTAAGGAGTTAAATCTTTATAATGTCAGGTCCATACACAAAATAGGGTTGTCCATGTTTCAGAATGTTTTGTGAGATTTCCCagcctaattgtttttttttttttttttgccagtccGCACCTCATAGAAATTAATGGCGCAGACACGCAGTTTCATTTaccacataggcctactgaagctcgcagtgttttcagCCTCTGCTGCCTCAATTTATGAGTACATGAACACAAACATAATCTCTAAAACTGCTGTGCGtctcttcatgagcattttacttattttgagaaagtatcatcatatcatatacaaagagacagcagtttaaaaaaaataaaataaaataagctttacAGGAATTTAGTACACAAAacaggacacatgcttattagataaccgtatttgagtttatatatatgcttttatttttttcccaaaccATTGTTAGATGCAGTGTTTGTTTGcaaagatttggtttcaaaaacagtatctataaactatttcttttgattttaaatctgcattgaaCTTAATCATGgtataaatgtttgaaaattattaacagttgcaaataaacattcattagaaatttagaaatgtaatcttgctactggggttcttcaaggctcagtacttagaccacttctcttctccatctccaTGACATCATGTAGatgagggaagtcgtggcctaatggttagagggctggactcccaattgaaaggttgtgagttcaagtcccgGGCCGgtaggaattgtgggtggggggagtgaatgtacagtgctctctccaccctcaataccacgacttaggtgcccttgagcaaggcattgaacccccaactgctccccgggcgccgcagcataaatggctgcccactgctgcgggtgtgtgctcacagtgtgtgtgttcactgctctgtgtgtgtgcacttcggatgggttaaatgcagagcacaaattctgagtatgggtcaccatacttggctgaatgtcacgtcactttcattaggatctgtcattcagaagcagggcttttcttatcactgctacgctgatgacacccaactctacttctcattccaaccagatgacccgacggtagctgctcgcatttcagcctgtctgacattttatagctggatgaatgaccatcaccttcagcttaaccttacgaagacagaactggtgattccagctaacccattgcttcatcacaacttctctatactgctgggttcgtcaaccattactccttcgaggacggccagaaacctaggagttgtgatggatcatcatttaagcttcacagaccacattgctacaacgacccggtcctgcaggtttgccttatacaacataaggaagattagacccttcctgtcagagcaagccacccaacttcttgtccaggctcttgttctctccagactggactattgtaatgctctgctgacgggccttcctgcatgtactgtcaaacCTCtacaattgatccagaatgcagggTTGTCTtcagtgagccaaaaaaagctcacgttactcctctcatgaggttacactggctaccagtagccgctcgcatcaaattcaaggtactgatgcttgcctacaagacgaccactggcatgacaccaacatacctaaactcactggttaaatcttatgtgccctccaaagtttgcgctctgcaagtgaacgacgccttgtggtaccatcccaaagaagttcaaaatcactctcacggatcttttcctggactgtgcccagctagtggaatgacctcccaatctcaattcgtacagctgagtctttactcactttcaagaaacatctaaagtctcatctttttcgacagcacttaaccaactaatactagcacttttctttttcttttcttttcattaaaaaaaatggcaaggcgttctatactagacgaactgagacttgtcatggcacttgtatactgttgttgttctcttgttgacctgactgcttctattgttctcatttgtaagtcgctttggataaaagcgtctgctaaatgattaaatgtaaatttaatgtaaatgtaatcaaaaagtactcaaaagtaattagttacattactttattaaagtaatttttaacctactacatttccaaagtaaccttcccaacactggttaCTGTCATATATCACATGGCATGAATGATGAAAGCAACTGCAGAAATAAATCCTTTACTGACAGACCAAGACATGAAAAGTCACTCTGATGATTCTGGAGCAGTTTGTTCTTTAGCGTGTTTGTTCTGGTGGGTCTGAAAACTACCTAAATAACCAAATCTCTCGCCGCAGATGGAGCAGGAGTAAGGTTTCTCTCCTGTATGAACTCGCTGATGGACCTTGAGGACGTCTGATCGAGCAAACGTCTTTTCACACTGTGAGCATTTAAACTGTCTTTCTCCAGTATGAATCCTCTGATGCTTTATTAAGTTAGTGTTTTGCTTGAAACTCTTCCCACAGATGCTGCAGTGATATGGTTTTTCCCCAGTGTGGATTCGCTTATGTTCCCTGAAATGAGTTGGATCAGAAAAACTCTTCCCGCAGTGGGCGCACAGatacggtttctctccggtgtgaatcctCTCGTGACAATTCAGATTAGCAATCTGACGGAATCGTTTGTCGCAGTGTTTGCACTGATACGGTTTCTCATCAGAATGGATTCTCTGGTGTGACTTTAGAGAGCTTGAGTTTGTAAATGTTTTCCCACATTCACTGCACTGATACGGTCTCTCATTGGTGTGCAAACGCACATGTCTCTTGTAAAGAGATCCATAACTGAATCTTTTCTCGCAGTGAGGACACTTGTACGGTCTTTCTCCCGTGTGGATTCGCTTATGAACATCAAGATTTCCTTTATTGCTGAAATACTTGtcacattcactgcagtggaaagACTTTTCACCGTGagtctttaagtgaacttttagACTAGAATGATTGAAAAAAACCTTCCCGCACTGTTCACAGTGAAACTCCTTCTTCCCGCTGTGCTCTTTTGAATGAAGTCTCCTCTCTTCTGCTGTAGGAAAGCTGATGTTGCATATCTTACAGCTGAAGTctttctgttctgtgtgtgttccctcatgtctctttaaatgactCTCTGAACTCAGTGTTTTTCCACAGGTGCTGCAGGAGAAACTCTTGACCGTCAGCTGCTCTTTTGAAGTTGAGAGtgtttcttcatcttcatcagaaGATGAGCCACCATTGACATCTGAAAGGaacaaaaatttaataaaacaactttaaaatatACTTGAATAAAGATAGAAAACATCTAGGCATGCACCGAAATAAAAATTCTTGGCTGAAGCCCATTTTGCTATTTCAATAATTATACAGCGACCAGCAACAACCACTAGTGATGAGACGTTCGATTCTTTTCCacgaaccggttctttcagaaggttcgattcaataaatcgGTTGAAAAGACTGGTTCTTTTACGTTCGACACAAtgatgtcattggcgatgacgtaatggcgtcaagtatatcaaacattcaaatatataaagtcagtaatcataacttcagtcagttaaaaacctcataatcatgaaaagtttacaattaagttttgcaacaatgcacccaaatacagtaacagcaataatgtgcatacaagGATTTATGTCTTGaagataaaagtaaataaattaggtgtcaacggcacagaaaccatgatccacttactatacataatccattgcgatgtatttgttattaaataaactaaTGTTTTGCAagactgcccttcattcaagcgctcggtttacccgcgctcataacattagcagagaatcagttcagaatcaatcaccaaaagaatcagtttggttctgatgcactgtgtgtcagtctgcttcacactgaatcacgcatgcgcagtataatCAGCTCCTCTGCTCTcgaacacgagcgctgtcttgctctctctccctcacgcatattaatcaattgacacggtgtcgatgtttaa is drawn from Carassius gibelio isolate Cgi1373 ecotype wild population from Czech Republic chromosome B1, carGib1.2-hapl.c, whole genome shotgun sequence and contains these coding sequences:
- the LOC127948400 gene encoding zinc finger protein OZF-like, with protein sequence MKAQVDVVCCKSVGTDLSMLDIEDFITEICQLKKEVASLEAKLRERGDKLNRECLIVNHTLTRYITDCVCQDVEQVWVRETDGTEAQDSVWSVRDQRSRDTQDSELSLTLLCYTDAQDHESTDQTSDCNAGEQQMLQTPLKMCSVKLVDCRNLIESRGEETTAEKQQQHTDEEEEEEENNGDGDDEDFIPPDVNGGSSSDEDEETLSTSKEQLTVKSFSCSTCGKTLSSESHLKRHEGTHTEQKDFSCKICNISFPTAEERRLHSKEHSGKKEFHCEQCGKVFFNHSSLKVHLKTHGEKSFHCSECDKYFSNKGNLDVHKRIHTGERPYKCPHCEKRFSYGSLYKRHVRLHTNERPYQCSECGKTFTNSSSLKSHQRIHSDEKPYQCKHCDKRFRQIANLNCHERIHTGEKPYLCAHCGKSFSDPTHFREHKRIHTGEKPYHCSICGKSFKQNTNLIKHQRIHTGERQFKCSQCEKTFARSDVLKVHQRVHTGEKPYSCSICGERFGYLGSFQTHQNKHAKEQTAPESSE